One Streptomyces drozdowiczii DNA segment encodes these proteins:
- a CDS encoding nicotinate-nucleotide--dimethylbenzimidazole phosphoribosyltransferase gives MNLDDFSDLIERPDGGVRRDAEERRERFIVPPGALGRLDELGEWLSTAQQAAPVRTVEQPRVVLFAGDHGVAGLDVSGRAASTAHELVRATLDGSTPLAVLARRFSVPVRIVDAGLDCDPELLPEAVVRTRVRRGSGRIDVEDALTAEEAEAAVRLGIAVADEEADSGTDLVVLGDLSVGGTTAAATLIAALCGTDASVVTGRGGAGIDDLAWMRKCAAIRDALRRARPVLGDQLELLAAVGGADLAAMTGFLLQCAVRRLPVVLDGVVGAAAALVGQRAAFRAPDWWLAGQLSGEPAQAKALDRMALNPLLDHGVIVGEGCGALLALPFVQAAAALAAELPEREPEPESAEDGADDEKDDATDDATD, from the coding sequence GTGAATCTGGACGACTTCTCCGACCTGATCGAGCGCCCCGACGGGGGCGTACGGCGCGACGCCGAGGAACGCCGGGAGCGGTTCATCGTGCCCCCGGGCGCCCTGGGCCGGCTGGACGAGCTGGGCGAGTGGCTGTCGACCGCGCAGCAGGCCGCGCCGGTGCGGACGGTCGAGCAGCCGCGCGTGGTGCTGTTCGCGGGCGACCACGGGGTCGCCGGGCTCGATGTGTCCGGCCGCGCGGCCTCCACCGCGCACGAGCTGGTCCGGGCCACGCTGGACGGCTCGACCCCGCTGGCGGTCCTGGCCCGCCGGTTCTCCGTGCCGGTGCGGATCGTGGACGCCGGTCTGGACTGCGACCCGGAGCTGCTGCCGGAGGCTGTCGTACGGACCCGGGTGCGGCGCGGCAGCGGCCGTATCGACGTCGAGGACGCGCTGACGGCCGAGGAGGCCGAGGCCGCGGTGCGGCTCGGGATCGCGGTGGCCGACGAGGAGGCCGACTCGGGCACCGATCTGGTGGTGCTCGGCGACCTCAGCGTGGGCGGCACGACGGCGGCGGCCACGCTGATCGCGGCGCTCTGCGGCACGGATGCCTCGGTGGTGACCGGGCGCGGCGGCGCGGGGATCGACGACCTGGCGTGGATGCGCAAGTGCGCGGCGATCCGTGACGCGCTGCGCCGGGCCCGGCCGGTCCTGGGCGACCAGCTGGAGCTGCTGGCCGCCGTGGGCGGCGCGGACCTGGCGGCGATGACCGGCTTCCTGCTCCAGTGCGCGGTGCGGCGGCTGCCCGTGGTCCTGGACGGGGTGGTCGGCGCGGCGGCGGCGCTGGTCGGCCAGCGGGCCGCTTTCCGGGCGCCGGACTGGTGGCTGGCGGGCCAGCTGAGCGGTGAGCCGGCGCAGGCGAAGGCCCTCGACCGGATGGCGCTCAACCCGCTGCTCGACCACGGCGTCATCGTGGGCGAGGGATGCGGGGCGCTGCTCGCCCTTCCCTTCGTCCAGGCCGCCGCCGCGCTGGCCGCCGAGCTGCCCGAGCGGGAGCCGGAGCCGGAGTCGGCGGAGGACGGCGCGGACGACGAGAAGGACGACGCGACGGACGACGCGACGGACTGA
- the pspAA gene encoding PspA-associated protein PspAA: MIVRIMGEGQAVLADSHLAELDKLDDALLAEMERGDGPGFRTTLHALLARVRELGTPLPDDSLEPSELILPAPDATLEEVRAMLSDDGLIPG; this comes from the coding sequence ATGATCGTACGGATCATGGGGGAGGGCCAGGCGGTCCTGGCCGACAGCCATCTCGCCGAGCTGGACAAGCTCGACGACGCCCTGCTGGCCGAGATGGAGCGCGGTGACGGGCCGGGCTTCCGCACCACGCTCCACGCCCTCCTGGCCCGGGTGCGCGAACTCGGCACACCCTTGCCCGACGACTCCCTGGAGCCGTCCGAGCTGATCCTGCCGGCGCCGGACGCGACCCTCGAAGAGGTACGCGCCATGCTCAGCGACGACGGCCTGATCCCCGGCTGA
- a CDS encoding DUF3043 domain-containing protein, with amino-acid sequence MFRSRSKEEKAPTDKVTADLSKTPRDPQAPKGRPTPKRSEAQTQRRRASSGAPLDRKEAAKRQREARRVDMAKQREALANGDERYLPARDKGPVRRFVRDFVDSRFCIAEYFLPLAVVILILSVIQVQGIQNISLLLWLIVIVLIVIDSIGLAFRLRKQLNTRFPDTPKRGAVAYGLMRTLQMRRLRLPKPQVKRGERP; translated from the coding sequence GTGTTCCGTAGCCGCTCCAAGGAAGAGAAGGCCCCCACCGACAAGGTGACGGCGGACCTCTCCAAGACGCCCCGCGACCCGCAGGCCCCCAAGGGTCGCCCCACCCCCAAGCGCAGCGAGGCCCAGACGCAGCGCCGTCGTGCCTCCAGTGGTGCGCCGCTCGACCGCAAGGAGGCCGCCAAGCGGCAGCGTGAGGCGCGCCGCGTGGACATGGCCAAGCAGCGGGAGGCGCTCGCCAATGGCGACGAGCGCTATCTGCCCGCGCGCGACAAGGGGCCGGTGCGCCGCTTCGTCCGCGACTTCGTGGACTCCCGCTTCTGCATCGCGGAGTACTTCCTGCCGCTCGCCGTGGTCATCCTGATCCTCAGCGTGATCCAGGTGCAGGGCATCCAGAACATCTCGCTGCTGCTCTGGCTGATCGTGATCGTGCTGATCGTGATCGACTCGATCGGGCTCGCGTTCCGCCTGCGCAAGCAGCTGAACACCCGGTTCCCGGACACCCCGAAGCGCGGCGCGGTCGCCTACGGGCTGATGCGTACGCTCCAGATGCGGCGGCTGCGTCTGCCGAAGCCGCAGGTCAAGCGCGGGGAGCGGCCCTGA
- a CDS encoding response regulator translates to MTPAIKVLLADDQALLRSAFRVLVDSEPDMRVVGEAADGAQAVEVARAERPDVVLMDIRMPGTDGLTATRMISADPELADVRVVMLTTFEVDEYVVQSLRAGASGFLGKGAEPDELLNAIRIAAGGEALLSPAATKGLIATFLAQGGSGADEGPGAAAYSERLAALTTREREVLVLVAGGLSNDEIAERLVVSPLTVKTHVNRAMAKLGARDRAQLVVIAYESGLVRPRVE, encoded by the coding sequence ATGACACCGGCCATCAAGGTCCTGCTCGCCGACGACCAGGCGCTGCTGCGCAGCGCGTTCCGGGTGCTGGTCGACTCGGAGCCCGACATGCGGGTGGTGGGCGAGGCGGCGGACGGGGCGCAGGCCGTGGAGGTGGCCCGCGCCGAGCGGCCCGACGTGGTGCTGATGGACATCCGGATGCCCGGCACCGACGGACTCACGGCCACCCGCATGATCAGCGCCGACCCGGAGCTCGCGGACGTCCGCGTGGTCATGCTCACCACCTTCGAGGTGGACGAGTACGTGGTGCAGTCGCTGCGCGCCGGGGCCTCGGGCTTCCTCGGCAAGGGCGCCGAGCCGGACGAACTCCTCAACGCGATCCGGATCGCGGCGGGGGGCGAGGCGCTGCTCTCGCCGGCCGCGACCAAGGGCCTGATCGCCACGTTCCTCGCGCAGGGCGGCAGCGGGGCGGACGAGGGGCCGGGGGCGGCCGCGTACTCGGAGCGGCTGGCGGCGCTCACCACGCGGGAGCGGGAGGTGCTGGTCCTGGTCGCGGGCGGGCTGTCCAACGACGAGATCGCGGAGCGCCTGGTCGTCAGCCCACTGACCGTCAAGACGCATGTGAACCGGGCGATGGCGAAGCTGGGCGCCCGGGACCGGGCACAACTCGTGGTAATCGCGTACGAATCGGGCCTGGTGCGCCCACGGGTGGAGTGA
- a CDS encoding bifunctional adenosylcobinamide kinase/adenosylcobinamide-phosphate guanylyltransferase, translating to MELTLLGTGAPDGLPRPDCPCAACALARSTGSRAATALLVDDALLLDLTPGAVFAAARAGRSLTGVRQVLLTHPHDGPAVELPAGLPPAGRVPDGRVLTLISGHRVRAVPMDAPGTGYEVISPEGARLLYLPPGGAPAGLADPVAQPYDLVAGDVVGRPDAVARLRAVAAIGPATELLAVHLDHDAPPTPELERRLAAAGARAVPDGTTLTVGGFRAPAAARRRTLVTGGARSGKSVEAERRLETYPEVVYVATGGTRDGDADWAARVGLHRERRPAAWRTEETCELAELLSSDGPPLLIDCLSLWLTDAMDRMDAWDDAAWAGGGERALRARTAELVAAVRGTRRTVVLVTNETGSGVVPATAAGRRFRDELGRLNAAVAEECEQVLLVVAGQVLVLRG from the coding sequence GTGGAACTGACTCTGCTCGGCACCGGAGCCCCCGACGGGCTGCCGCGGCCCGACTGCCCCTGCGCCGCCTGCGCCCTCGCCCGCTCCACCGGCAGCCGGGCCGCGACCGCCCTCCTGGTCGACGACGCGCTGCTGCTCGACCTCACGCCCGGGGCGGTGTTCGCCGCCGCCCGCGCCGGCCGCTCGCTCACCGGCGTACGCCAGGTGCTCCTGACCCACCCGCACGACGGACCGGCCGTCGAGCTGCCCGCCGGGCTGCCTCCGGCGGGCCGGGTCCCGGACGGGCGGGTGCTGACCCTGATCAGCGGGCACCGGGTGCGGGCCGTGCCGATGGACGCGCCCGGCACGGGCTACGAGGTGATCTCGCCGGAGGGCGCGCGGCTGCTGTACCTCCCGCCGGGCGGTGCGCCGGCCGGGCTGGCGGACCCGGTGGCGCAGCCCTACGACCTGGTCGCCGGGGACGTCGTCGGGCGGCCCGACGCGGTGGCGCGGCTGCGGGCCGTCGCGGCGATCGGGCCCGCCACCGAGCTGCTCGCCGTCCACCTGGACCACGACGCGCCGCCCACCCCCGAGCTGGAGCGCCGGCTCGCCGCCGCCGGGGCCCGGGCGGTGCCGGACGGCACGACGCTGACGGTCGGCGGCTTCCGCGCCCCGGCCGCGGCCCGCCGGCGCACCCTGGTCACCGGTGGCGCCCGTTCCGGGAAGTCCGTCGAGGCGGAACGGCGCCTGGAGACGTATCCGGAGGTCGTATACGTGGCGACGGGCGGCACCCGGGACGGGGACGCGGACTGGGCGGCCCGGGTCGGGCTGCACCGGGAGCGCCGGCCCGCCGCCTGGCGCACCGAGGAGACGTGCGAGCTGGCGGAGCTGCTGTCGTCGGACGGGCCGCCCCTGCTCATCGACTGCCTGTCGCTGTGGCTGACGGACGCGATGGACCGGATGGACGCCTGGGACGACGCGGCGTGGGCGGGGGGCGGCGAGCGGGCGCTGCGGGCCAGGACGGCGGAGCTGGTCGCGGCGGTGCGCGGGACGCGGCGCACGGTGGTCCTGGTGACCAACGAGACCGGCTCCGGGGTGGTGCCCGCGACGGCGGCCGGGCGGCGCTTCCGGGACGAGTTGGGCCGGCTGAACGCGGCGGTGGCCGAGGAGTGCGAGCAGGTGCTGCTGGTGGTGGCGGGCCAGGTGCTGGTGCTGCGCGGCTGA
- a CDS encoding S1C family serine protease, with protein MDAIHSRRRVRRLLLPLSAGVCAIALVSGCSGANAPAAGPDATASGSAQAGPAAKADGDLQSEYQTAINDVLPSVVQIDASESLGSGVVYDAKGHIVTNAHVVGDEKTFKVTVATGEKVMKASLVAAYPEQDLAVIKLDDVPDGLRPAKFGDSEKVAVGQIVLAMGSPLGLSSSVTQGIVSALGRTVSESRSGGGTGATIANMVQTSAAINPGNSGGALVNLDSQVIGIPTLAASDPQMGDSAAPGIGFAIPASMVRTVADQIIKNGKVTDSGRAALDITGRTVVNDDYRPAGVAIVSVQNGGAADKAGLRAGDIIVKVDDTKVTTITSLSEALAGHKPGQKAKVTYTRGSSQKTAEVTLGEI; from the coding sequence ATGGATGCCATTCACTCCCGGCGCCGTGTGCGTCGGCTGTTGCTGCCCCTGTCCGCGGGTGTCTGCGCGATCGCGCTGGTGAGCGGTTGCTCCGGGGCGAACGCCCCGGCGGCGGGGCCGGACGCGACGGCGTCCGGTTCGGCGCAGGCCGGGCCGGCCGCGAAGGCCGACGGGGATCTGCAGAGCGAGTACCAGACCGCCATCAACGACGTACTGCCGTCGGTCGTGCAGATCGACGCCTCCGAGAGCCTGGGCTCCGGTGTCGTCTACGACGCCAAGGGCCACATCGTCACCAACGCGCACGTCGTCGGCGACGAGAAGACGTTCAAGGTCACCGTGGCCACCGGCGAGAAGGTGATGAAGGCGTCGCTGGTCGCCGCCTACCCCGAGCAGGACCTGGCCGTCATCAAGCTGGACGACGTGCCCGACGGGCTGCGGCCCGCGAAGTTCGGCGACTCGGAGAAGGTCGCGGTCGGGCAGATCGTGCTGGCGATGGGCTCGCCGCTCGGCCTGTCCAGCAGCGTCACCCAGGGCATCGTCTCGGCCCTCGGCCGGACCGTGAGCGAGAGCCGCTCCGGCGGCGGCACCGGGGCGACCATCGCCAACATGGTGCAGACGTCGGCGGCGATCAACCCGGGCAACAGCGGCGGGGCCCTGGTGAACCTGGACAGCCAGGTCATCGGCATCCCGACGCTCGCCGCCTCCGACCCGCAGATGGGCGACAGCGCGGCGCCCGGGATCGGCTTCGCCATCCCGGCCTCGATGGTGCGGACGGTCGCGGACCAGATCATCAAGAACGGCAAGGTCACCGACTCGGGCCGGGCGGCGCTCGACATCACCGGCCGCACGGTCGTCAACGACGACTACCGCCCCGCGGGCGTCGCGATCGTCAGCGTGCAGAACGGCGGCGCGGCCGACAAGGCGGGGCTGCGGGCCGGCGACATCATCGTGAAGGTGGACGACACGAAGGTCACCACGATCACCTCGCTCTCCGAGGCGCTGGCCGGCCACAAGCCGGGCCAGAAGGCGAAGGTGACGTACACGCGCGGAAGCTCGCAGAAGACGGCCGAGGTCACCCTCGGCGAGATCTGA
- a CDS encoding PspA/IM30 family protein: MKRMGMIFRAKANKALDRAEDPRETLDYSYQKQLELLQKVRRGVADVATSRKRLELQLNQLQGQSSKLEDQGRKALALGREDLAREALSRRAALQQQVTDLETQHTTLQGEEEKLTLAAQRLQAKVDAFRTKKETIKATYTAAQAQTRIGEAFSGISEEMGDVGLAIQRAEDKTQQLQARAGAIDELLASGALDDPTGTAKDDIAAELDRISGGTDVELELQRMKAELAGGSSSQQAIEGGPQDAQQQNSQSHKFDKN; the protein is encoded by the coding sequence ATGAAGCGTATGGGGATGATCTTCCGCGCGAAGGCAAACAAGGCCCTTGACCGGGCCGAGGATCCGCGCGAGACCCTTGATTACTCGTACCAGAAGCAGCTGGAGCTGCTTCAGAAGGTGCGCCGCGGAGTCGCCGACGTGGCGACCTCGCGCAAGCGGCTGGAGCTGCAGCTGAACCAGTTGCAGGGCCAGTCCTCGAAGCTGGAGGACCAGGGACGCAAGGCGCTCGCGCTCGGCCGCGAGGACCTGGCCCGCGAGGCGCTGTCGCGCCGCGCCGCCCTCCAGCAGCAGGTCACCGACCTGGAGACGCAGCACACCACGCTCCAGGGCGAGGAGGAGAAGCTCACTCTCGCGGCCCAGCGGCTTCAGGCCAAGGTGGACGCCTTCCGGACGAAGAAGGAGACCATCAAGGCCACCTACACGGCCGCCCAGGCGCAGACCCGGATCGGCGAGGCGTTCTCCGGCATCTCCGAGGAGATGGGCGACGTCGGCCTGGCGATCCAGCGGGCCGAGGACAAGACGCAGCAGCTCCAGGCCCGCGCCGGAGCCATCGACGAGCTGCTGGCCTCCGGCGCCCTGGACGACCCGACCGGCACGGCCAAGGACGACATCGCCGCCGAGCTGGACCGGATCTCCGGTGGTACGGATGTGGAGCTGGAGCTTCAGCGGATGAAGGCCGAGCTGGCCGGCGGCTCCTCCTCGCAGCAGGCGATCGAGGGCGGCCCGCAAGACGCCCAGCAGCAGAACAGCCAGTCGCACAAATTCGACAAGAACTGA
- a CDS encoding class I SAM-dependent methyltransferase, with product MRNTVRQELVARQLDEQIAARFPVGQRLRILDVGMGQGTQALRLARAGHTVTGLESDAEMLRTAREALGGEPAGIRERVRLIEGNGQDTGVHFLPGSFDVVLCHGVLMYVQEPDAMLAGLARMLAPGGLLSLLVRNADALAMRPGMAGDFGGALAAFDSDRYTNRLGLSVRADRLEALTATLASIAAPLHAWYGVRLFTDLVSNDVELPPAAELERVLAAEDRAGRTDPYRGVAALLHLCGVRG from the coding sequence CTGCGCAACACCGTGCGGCAGGAGCTGGTGGCCCGGCAGCTGGACGAGCAGATCGCGGCCCGCTTCCCGGTCGGGCAGCGGCTGCGCATCCTGGACGTCGGCATGGGCCAGGGCACGCAGGCGCTGCGGCTGGCCCGGGCCGGGCACACCGTGACCGGTCTGGAGTCCGACGCGGAGATGCTGCGGACCGCCCGTGAGGCGCTGGGCGGCGAGCCGGCCGGCATCCGCGAGCGGGTGCGGCTGATCGAGGGCAACGGCCAGGACACCGGGGTCCACTTCCTGCCCGGCAGCTTCGACGTGGTCCTCTGCCACGGGGTCCTGATGTACGTCCAGGAGCCGGACGCCATGCTGGCGGGCCTGGCCCGGATGCTGGCGCCGGGCGGGCTGCTGTCCCTGCTCGTACGGAACGCCGACGCGCTGGCGATGCGGCCGGGGATGGCCGGGGACTTCGGCGGGGCGCTGGCCGCGTTCGACTCCGACCGGTACACGAACCGGCTCGGCCTTTCCGTACGCGCGGACCGGCTGGAGGCGCTGACGGCGACGCTGGCCTCGATCGCGGCGCCGCTGCACGCCTGGTACGGGGTGCGGCTCTTCACGGACCTCGTGAGCAACGACGTGGAGCTGCCGCCGGCCGCGGAGCTGGAGCGGGTGCTTGCCGCGGAGGACCGGGCGGGGCGGACGGACCCGTATCGCGGGGTGGCGGCGCTGCTGCATCTGTGCGGCGTACGGGGTTGA